One region of Pseudomonas sp. B21-040 genomic DNA includes:
- a CDS encoding alpha/beta hydrolase — protein sequence MDKLQTVATVLIVPGLREHVAEHWQTLLEAKLCKVRSVPPLETDKLDCAARVRAIQHELEQIEGPVILVAHSAGVLMVAHWAAKHSRPIKGALLAAPPDLNAIWPQGYPSSESLRAHGWDPLPKGPLPFPSLVVGSTNDYLASLEAVSDMAQGWGAELRNLGAVGHLNPAAGFGHWPQAEALVLELDR from the coding sequence GTGGACAAACTGCAAACTGTCGCAACCGTTTTGATCGTGCCTGGCCTGCGTGAGCATGTGGCCGAGCATTGGCAAACATTGCTTGAGGCCAAACTCTGCAAAGTACGCAGTGTCCCGCCGCTTGAAACCGACAAGCTCGACTGTGCCGCACGGGTCCGTGCAATCCAGCACGAACTGGAGCAAATCGAAGGGCCGGTGATTCTGGTCGCCCACAGTGCCGGTGTCCTGATGGTCGCGCACTGGGCCGCCAAGCACAGTCGCCCGATCAAAGGTGCGCTGCTGGCTGCACCTCCGGATCTCAACGCAATCTGGCCGCAAGGCTATCCTTCCTCTGAATCACTGCGGGCCCATGGTTGGGATCCGCTGCCCAAAGGTCCGTTGCCGTTCCCAAGTCTGGTGGTCGGCAGCACCAATGATTACCTCGCCAGCCTGGAAGCCGTTAGTGATATGGCTCAGGGCTGGGGCGCCGAACTGCGAAATCTCGGTGCCGTGGGTCATCTTAATCCGGCCGCAGGATTTGGCCACTGGCCACAAGCCGAAGCACTCGTCCTCGAGCTGGATCGCTAG
- a CDS encoding DUF1302 domain-containing protein produces the protein MHNNKSHGFTVSRYTLLASAILAATMPTAHAFEFDTGNPDWAARLDNTVKYNYGVRTESADKRMLGTPNNNDGDYNFRKAGTNITNRVDLLTEMDVVYKNAMGFRVSAASWYDKAYENTGSNSNPFVNGNDARSGLVANDPRLAGVTNDNVGNGSPHLSNYAQRYYTGPSGEILDAFVFYSTEVGEESMFSAKAGQHNVFWGETILNPVHSVSYGQSGLDLAKLAASPGTEAKELFVPRNQLSMSFTVNPELTVGAQYFLNWDAARLPEAGTYYGGSDLVGFGAQSFLLGNTNAVVPGSPLGCGLAPCNGLTNVRRGHDLTPHDSGDWGVMAKWSPAWLDGTLGVYYRETSEILPQAWLDARGITSANPNGTRPTGQVPAVVNTLNSLNTATYQLAYADNIKIAGLSLSKDVGGVSVGSDLNIRHNMPLASIPAIVSTASPLGLGKGLGLLPARTDATGVVYDTPSRGDSMSATGDTLHWTLNGLMTLPKTPVFDQATVLAELYYSNLLSLDDKNEALYKGKGTYRGIDAPTRDNWGLAVNFTPTWYQVFPGVDLNAPMSVNVGLDGVSPVSGGGAKDTGNYAVGVGAVVYNKYFVDLKYVDSFGQTEKCNKSGVSTGPTGGDGSTPNAFSGNENYACYAGGYSSFSGGGATTEDRGAVYLTMKTTF, from the coding sequence ATGCACAACAATAAGAGTCACGGGTTCACAGTTTCGCGATACACCTTGCTGGCCTCGGCCATTCTGGCCGCGACAATGCCGACCGCCCACGCGTTTGAATTTGATACAGGTAATCCGGACTGGGCCGCTCGTTTGGATAACACCGTGAAGTACAACTACGGTGTGCGTACCGAAAGCGCCGACAAGCGCATGCTGGGGACGCCGAACAACAACGACGGTGACTACAATTTCCGCAAGGCGGGTACCAACATCACCAACCGTGTCGATCTGTTGACCGAGATGGACGTGGTGTACAAGAACGCCATGGGCTTTCGTGTCAGCGCCGCCAGCTGGTACGACAAGGCGTATGAGAACACCGGTTCCAACTCCAACCCGTTCGTCAACGGCAATGATGCACGCTCCGGTCTGGTCGCCAACGATCCACGCCTGGCCGGTGTCACCAACGACAACGTCGGTAATGGCAGCCCGCACCTGAGCAACTACGCCCAGCGCTACTACACCGGTCCGTCCGGCGAAATCCTCGATGCCTTCGTGTTCTACAGCACCGAAGTGGGCGAGGAGTCGATGTTCAGCGCCAAGGCTGGCCAGCACAACGTGTTCTGGGGCGAGACCATTCTCAACCCGGTGCATTCGGTCAGCTACGGCCAGTCCGGCCTCGATCTGGCCAAGCTGGCCGCATCGCCGGGTACTGAAGCCAAAGAGCTGTTCGTGCCGCGTAACCAGTTGTCGATGTCGTTCACCGTCAATCCCGAGTTGACCGTGGGCGCCCAGTATTTCCTGAATTGGGATGCTGCGCGTCTGCCGGAAGCGGGCACCTATTACGGTGGTTCCGACTTGGTCGGCTTCGGTGCGCAGTCGTTCCTGCTCGGCAACACCAACGCCGTGGTACCTGGCAGCCCATTGGGTTGCGGCCTGGCGCCGTGCAACGGCTTGACCAACGTGCGTCGCGGTCATGACCTGACACCGCACGACAGCGGCGACTGGGGCGTAATGGCCAAGTGGTCGCCAGCCTGGCTGGATGGCACGCTCGGCGTTTACTACCGCGAAACGTCGGAAATCCTGCCGCAAGCGTGGCTGGATGCCAGAGGCATTACCTCGGCCAACCCCAACGGCACCCGCCCGACCGGGCAAGTGCCTGCGGTGGTCAACACCCTCAACTCGCTGAACACTGCCACCTATCAACTGGCCTATGCCGACAACATCAAGATCGCCGGCCTGAGCCTGTCCAAGGACGTGGGCGGGGTGAGCGTGGGTTCGGACCTGAACATCCGTCACAACATGCCGTTGGCCAGTATCCCGGCGATTGTCAGCACCGCCAGCCCGCTGGGTCTGGGCAAAGGCCTGGGCCTGTTGCCGGCGCGTACGGATGCCACGGGTGTGGTTTATGACACCCCGAGCCGCGGCGACAGCATGAGCGCCACCGGCGACACCTTGCACTGGACGCTCAACGGTCTGATGACCCTGCCGAAAACACCGGTGTTCGATCAGGCAACAGTGCTTGCTGAACTGTATTACAGCAACCTGTTGAGCCTCGATGACAAGAACGAAGCACTCTACAAGGGCAAGGGCACCTATCGCGGCATCGACGCGCCGACCCGTGACAACTGGGGCCTGGCCGTCAACTTCACCCCGACCTGGTACCAAGTGTTCCCAGGCGTCGACCTCAACGCTCCGATGTCCGTCAACGTGGGTCTTGACGGCGTGTCACCGGTGTCCGGTGGCGGTGCCAAGGACACCGGCAACTATGCCGTCGGCGTGGGTGCCGTTGTGTACAACAAATACTTTGTCGACCTGAAATACGTGGACTCCTTCGGCCAGACCGAGAAGTGCAATAAAAGTGGCGTGAGCACCGGCCCGACGGGTGGCGATGGCTCTACTCCAAACGCTTTTAGCGGTAACGAAAACTATGCGTGCTACGCCGGTGGCTATTCGTCCTTCTCGGGTGGCGGTGCCACGACTGAAGACCGTGGTGCTGTTTACCTGACGATGAAAACCACCTTTTGA
- a CDS encoding DUF1329 domain-containing protein: MKFVQTLLAASLAMVIAAQAHAAVSAQDAAKLGSNLTLVGAEKAGNADGSIPAYNGGLTTPPASFKSGDSMRPDPFASEKPLLVIDGKNVDQYKGMLTATTAELAKRFPTFHVDVYPTHRTVSLPQAILDNGVKNATGAKSLEGGLAIDNVLPGIPFPIPQSGNEAMWNFLLRYQGVSISSKYDSWNVDSAGVASLATTGQANISYPIYENLSQPISSADVYYQMKLQYTGPARRAGEAVMLKDAANPLQQPRRAWQYLPGQRRVKLAPNLAYDTPNPGTAGAGTYDDVFVFNGALDRYDWKLVGKQEMIVPYNTYKLTYVQDPKSLTTPNHLAPDFVRWEKHRVWVVEGNLKAGARHIYQKRRFYLDEDSWTALASDQYDARGQLYRGSFAFLSQSYDKQVPDSTPFMIYDLVGGSYNINGVVGPYGGIKYIEPLSKAQWSSESLAGAGIR, encoded by the coding sequence ATGAAATTTGTACAAACCCTATTGGCTGCCTCGCTGGCGATGGTCATCGCTGCTCAGGCACACGCCGCCGTATCGGCCCAGGACGCCGCCAAACTGGGCAGCAACCTGACCCTGGTCGGTGCTGAAAAAGCCGGTAATGCCGATGGTTCCATCCCCGCCTACAACGGTGGTCTGACCACGCCGCCGGCCAGCTTCAAATCCGGTGACAGCATGCGTCCGGATCCTTTTGCCAGCGAAAAGCCGCTGCTGGTCATCGACGGCAAGAACGTCGATCAGTACAAGGGCATGCTCACCGCAACCACGGCGGAACTGGCCAAGCGTTTCCCTACCTTCCATGTTGACGTGTACCCGACTCACCGTACCGTCTCGTTGCCTCAGGCCATCCTGGACAACGGCGTGAAAAACGCCACTGGCGCCAAGTCCCTTGAAGGTGGCCTGGCCATCGACAACGTGTTGCCGGGCATTCCGTTCCCGATTCCGCAGTCGGGCAACGAAGCGATGTGGAACTTCCTGTTGCGCTACCAAGGCGTCAGCATCAGCTCCAAGTACGACTCCTGGAACGTCGACTCGGCTGGCGTGGCGAGCCTGGCGACCACCGGGCAAGCGAACATCTCCTACCCGATCTATGAAAACCTCTCGCAGCCGATCAGCAGCGCTGACGTGTACTACCAGATGAAGCTGCAGTACACCGGCCCGGCGCGTCGTGCCGGCGAAGCAGTGATGCTCAAGGACGCCGCCAACCCGTTGCAACAACCGCGTCGCGCCTGGCAGTACTTGCCTGGCCAGCGTCGGGTCAAGCTCGCGCCGAACCTGGCTTACGACACGCCTAACCCAGGCACCGCAGGCGCAGGCACCTACGACGACGTGTTTGTGTTCAACGGCGCGCTGGACCGCTACGACTGGAAGTTGGTGGGCAAGCAGGAAATGATCGTGCCTTACAACACCTACAAGCTGACCTACGTCCAGGATCCGAAGTCGCTGACCACCCCGAATCACCTGGCACCTGATTTTGTGCGCTGGGAAAAACACCGCGTATGGGTCGTGGAAGGCAACCTCAAGGCCGGTGCCCGTCACATCTACCAGAAGCGTCGCTTCTACCTCGACGAAGACAGCTGGACAGCTCTGGCCTCGGACCAATATGACGCCCGTGGTCAGCTCTACCGTGGTTCGTTTGCCTTCCTCAGCCAAAGCTATGACAAGCAGGTTCCAGACTCCACCCCGTTCATGATCTATGACCTGGTGGGCGGTTCCTACAACATCAACGGTGTGGTCGGCCCTTACGGCGGCATCAAGTACATCGAACCGCTCTCCAAGGCTCAGTGGTCGTCGGAATCCCTGGCGGGCGCCGGCATTCGCTAA
- a CDS encoding YCF48-related protein has translation MCSKKYLQLAFGALLVLSQGATQAAGYIDVLDLPARVSALAVSSPLSGMTRAGDRLVAVGQRGHILYSDDSGKHWQQAAVPVSADLSAVNFPSAREGWAVGNDGVVLHSSDAGVTWTKQLDGRQIGELLVKHYDALASAEPGNEEWSRLAAEGQRLAEQGADKPLLDVWFANEQVGYVVGVFNLILRTEDGGQTWTPFQDRTDNPQGFHLNAIASTGDALYIAGEQGLLLKWDDVGQRFAAVQTPYQGSFFGVIGKPGEVVVYGLRGNVLRSTDGGQSWTALDSGLHISVTAGLIDLHGDYRLFTLGGQMLVSQGTGAQLHLVQRPVPTPIAGATQANDGSLVVAGSRGARALFVE, from the coding sequence ATGTGTTCGAAAAAGTACCTGCAGCTGGCGTTCGGCGCCCTGCTTGTCTTGTCACAGGGCGCCACCCAGGCGGCCGGCTATATCGATGTGCTGGACCTGCCTGCCAGAGTCAGTGCCTTGGCGGTCAGCAGTCCGTTGTCCGGCATGACCCGTGCGGGCGACCGTTTGGTTGCCGTCGGGCAGCGTGGACACATTCTCTATTCCGATGACAGCGGTAAACACTGGCAGCAAGCAGCCGTGCCAGTGAGTGCCGATCTCAGTGCGGTCAATTTTCCATCTGCCAGGGAAGGCTGGGCGGTCGGAAATGACGGCGTGGTGTTGCACAGCAGTGATGCTGGCGTGACCTGGACCAAACAACTGGATGGACGCCAGATCGGTGAGTTGCTGGTCAAGCATTACGATGCATTGGCCAGCGCCGAACCGGGTAACGAAGAATGGTCGCGGCTGGCTGCCGAAGGCCAGCGACTGGCAGAGCAGGGCGCCGACAAACCTTTGCTCGACGTCTGGTTTGCCAACGAACAGGTCGGCTATGTGGTCGGCGTGTTCAACCTGATTCTGCGTACCGAAGACGGTGGCCAGACCTGGACCCCGTTCCAGGATCGCACCGACAACCCGCAAGGCTTTCACCTCAATGCCATCGCTTCGACTGGCGACGCTTTGTATATCGCCGGCGAGCAAGGTCTGTTGCTCAAATGGGATGACGTCGGCCAGCGTTTCGCCGCCGTACAAACCCCTTATCAAGGCAGTTTCTTCGGCGTGATTGGCAAGCCGGGGGAAGTGGTCGTCTACGGATTGCGCGGCAACGTGTTGCGCAGCACCGATGGCGGCCAGAGTTGGACCGCGCTGGACAGCGGCCTGCACATCAGCGTCACCGCCGGCCTCATCGATCTCCATGGCGATTACCGCCTGTTCACCTTGGGCGGGCAGATGCTGGTCAGCCAGGGCACTGGCGCGCAATTGCATCTGGTTCAGCGCCCCGTACCGACGCCGATAGCCGGCGCCACCCAGGCCAACGACGGCTCACTGGTGGTCGCGGGTAGCCGTGGTGCCCGGGCACTGTTCGTCGAATAA
- a CDS encoding RND family transporter, with protein sequence MGNIKQDAMPVIRDVRDFDRKSGNLLERLVFNYRPLFMLMMALATVVLGYMAATRLELRPSFEKMIPQSQPYIQNFLENRQSLRGLGNSVRVVVENTQGDIFDPGYLDVLKQVNDQLFLTEGVERAWMKSLWSPAVRWTEVTEEGFQGGPVMPDTYQGKPEEIEQLRQNISRAGIVGSLVASDFKSSMLIVPLMDKAAAGGQRINYHAFSQMLEEQLRDKIEYAGDSAARKSGVEGKGHYKVRVIGFAKLMGDLIDGLIQVMMFFGLAVVTSLIIIYAYTRCVRSTLLVVGCSLIAVVWQLGIVAWLGYAIDPYSVLVPFLIFAIGVSHAAQKMNGIMQDIARGTHKLIAARYTFRRLFIAGVTALLADAVGFAVLMLIDIPVIQDLAITASIGVAVLIFTSLLLMPVALSYVGVGAKAAERALKIDTRADRHKGFGRLWDMLDRFTTAKWATGAVLVALLMGVGGFMVSQHLKIGDLESGAPELRADSRYNRDNAYITQHYALSSDLFAVMIKTAPEGCLNYKTLVLADRLAWELQQNPGVQATTSLVNAVRQITAGTYEGNPKLNNIQRNQDVLNYAAQQASVNSPELFNTDCSLMPVIAYLKDHKAETLDAVVAIADKFAKENSTDDRQFLLAAGSAGIEAATNIVVREANHTMLLYVYAAVTLFCLITFRSWRATLVALLPLVLTSILCEALMVAMGIGVKVATLPVIALGVGIGVDYALYLLSVQLHFQRQGLSLSQSYRNAVSFTGRVVGLVGITLAAGVVCWVWSPIKFQADMGILLTFMFLWNMLGALILIPALSYFLLRNRALERGDVTDETPAQTDTCDTAQRPGMPHAVTTSE encoded by the coding sequence ATGGGCAATATCAAACAAGACGCCATGCCGGTGATCCGCGACGTGCGCGATTTCGACCGTAAATCCGGCAATCTGCTCGAACGGCTGGTGTTCAACTACCGCCCGCTGTTCATGCTGATGATGGCGCTGGCCACCGTGGTGCTGGGCTACATGGCCGCGACACGCCTGGAGCTGCGTCCCAGCTTCGAAAAAATGATTCCGCAAAGCCAGCCGTACATCCAGAACTTCCTGGAAAACCGCCAGTCGCTGCGTGGCCTGGGTAACTCGGTGCGCGTGGTGGTGGAAAACACCCAAGGCGATATTTTCGATCCCGGTTACCTGGACGTGCTCAAGCAGGTCAATGATCAATTGTTCCTCACCGAGGGCGTCGAGCGGGCCTGGATGAAGTCGTTGTGGAGCCCGGCGGTACGCTGGACCGAAGTCACCGAGGAAGGTTTCCAGGGTGGCCCGGTGATGCCCGATACCTACCAGGGCAAACCTGAAGAAATCGAGCAACTGCGCCAGAACATTTCCCGTGCCGGTATCGTCGGCAGCCTGGTGGCCAGCGACTTCAAATCGAGCATGCTGATTGTGCCGCTGATGGACAAGGCAGCGGCTGGTGGCCAGCGCATCAACTATCACGCGTTTTCGCAGATGCTCGAAGAGCAGTTGCGCGACAAGATCGAGTACGCCGGTGACAGCGCAGCGCGCAAGTCCGGCGTTGAAGGCAAGGGTCACTACAAGGTTCGGGTGATCGGTTTCGCCAAGTTGATGGGCGACCTGATCGATGGCCTGATTCAGGTGATGATGTTCTTCGGCCTGGCTGTCGTGACCTCGCTGATCATCATCTACGCCTACACCCGTTGCGTACGCAGCACCCTGCTGGTGGTCGGCTGCTCGTTGATCGCGGTGGTCTGGCAACTGGGCATCGTCGCCTGGCTGGGCTACGCCATCGACCCGTACTCGGTGCTGGTGCCGTTCCTGATCTTCGCCATCGGTGTGTCCCACGCGGCGCAGAAGATGAACGGCATCATGCAGGACATCGCTCGCGGCACCCATAAACTGATCGCCGCGCGCTACACCTTTCGCCGTCTGTTCATCGCCGGCGTTACTGCGCTGCTGGCCGACGCCGTGGGCTTTGCCGTGTTGATGCTGATCGACATTCCGGTGATCCAGGACCTGGCCATTACCGCGAGTATTGGTGTCGCGGTGTTGATCTTTACCTCGCTGCTGCTGATGCCGGTTGCATTGTCCTATGTCGGCGTCGGCGCCAAGGCCGCCGAACGTGCCCTGAAAATCGACACCCGCGCCGACCGCCACAAAGGCTTCGGTCGCTTGTGGGATATGCTCGACCGCTTCACCACCGCCAAGTGGGCGACAGGTGCTGTGCTGGTCGCGTTGCTGATGGGCGTCGGCGGTTTCATGGTCAGCCAGCACCTGAAGATCGGCGACCTGGAAAGTGGTGCGCCGGAGTTGCGTGCCGACTCGCGTTATAACCGTGACAACGCTTACATCACCCAGCACTACGCTCTGTCCAGCGACCTGTTTGCGGTGATGATCAAGACTGCACCGGAAGGCTGCCTGAACTACAAGACGCTGGTGCTTGCCGATCGCCTGGCCTGGGAACTGCAACAGAATCCGGGCGTGCAGGCGACCACGTCGCTGGTCAACGCCGTGCGTCAAATCACGGCCGGGACCTACGAGGGCAACCCCAAGCTCAACAACATCCAGCGTAACCAGGACGTTCTGAACTACGCCGCGCAACAAGCCTCGGTCAACTCTCCTGAGTTGTTCAACACCGATTGCTCGCTGATGCCGGTGATTGCTTACCTCAAGGACCACAAGGCCGAAACCCTGGATGCCGTGGTCGCCATTGCGGACAAGTTTGCCAAGGAAAACAGCACCGATGATCGTCAGTTCCTGCTGGCTGCCGGCAGCGCCGGTATCGAAGCGGCGACCAACATCGTGGTGCGCGAGGCCAACCACACCATGCTGCTTTACGTCTACGCAGCGGTGACGTTGTTCTGCCTGATCACCTTCCGCAGCTGGCGCGCGACGCTGGTGGCGCTGTTGCCTCTGGTCCTGACTTCGATTCTTTGTGAAGCCTTGATGGTGGCCATGGGCATCGGCGTGAAAGTGGCGACTTTGCCCGTGATCGCGTTGGGGGTGGGGATCGGCGTGGACTACGCGTTGTATCTGCTCAGTGTGCAGTTGCATTTCCAGCGCCAGGGTCTGTCGCTGTCCCAGTCCTACCGCAACGCCGTGTCGTTCACGGGCCGGGTGGTCGGCCTGGTCGGCATCACCCTGGCGGCAGGCGTGGTGTGCTGGGTCTGGTCGCCGATCAAGTTCCAGGCTGACATGGGCATCCTGCTGACCTTCATGTTTCTGTGGAACATGCTCGGCGCGCTGATCCTGATTCCGGCCCTGTCGTACTTCCTGTTGCGCAATCGGGCGCTGGAACGGGGTGACGTTACCGACGAAACCCCAGCACAAACCGATACCTGCGATACCGCTCAACGTCCTGGCATGCCCCATGCCGTGACCACTTCCGAGTAA
- a CDS encoding acyl-CoA dehydrogenase C-terminal domain-containing protein — protein sequence MSDYNAPLRDMRFVLNEVFQVSRLWASLPGLAEVIDEETAAAILEEAGKISGEVIAPLNRASDEQGCTWNNGSVSAPDGFAQAYQAFAEGGWVGVGGDPHYGGMGMPKAISAQVEEMVNAASLSFGLYPMLTAGACLSIKAHASEELKATYLPNMYAGTWTGSMCLTEAHAGTDLGLIRTKAEPQADGSYAISGSKIFITGGDHDLTENIIHLVLARLPDAPAGPKGISLFLVPKVLVNADGSLGEKNALSCGSIEHKMGIKASATCVMNFDGAKGWIVDAPNKGLAAMFTMMNYERLGVGIQGLAQGERSYQNAVAYARDRLQSRAPTGAQCKDKSADPIIVHPDVRRMLLTMKALNEGGRAFSTYVAMQLDTAKYSEDETTRKRAEELVALLTPVAKAFLTDMGLETTIHGQQVFGGHGYIREWGQEQLVRDVRITQIYEGTNGIQSLDLAGRKIVASGGALYRLFASEIRDFTANASADLGEFTKPLNAALDTLDELTEWLLDRAKNNPNEIGAASVEYLHVFGYTAYAYMWALMAKAALSAPSEDDFYASKLGTARFYFARLLPRIHSLSASAQAGSECLYELDAEQF from the coding sequence ATGTCTGACTACAACGCTCCTCTGCGCGACATGCGCTTCGTACTCAACGAGGTTTTTCAGGTGTCCCGGCTGTGGGCCAGTTTGCCTGGCCTGGCTGAAGTGATCGATGAAGAAACCGCTGCCGCGATCCTCGAAGAGGCCGGCAAAATCAGCGGCGAAGTCATTGCACCCTTGAACCGTGCCAGCGACGAACAGGGTTGCACCTGGAACAACGGCTCGGTCAGCGCACCGGACGGTTTTGCGCAGGCGTACCAGGCATTCGCCGAGGGCGGTTGGGTCGGTGTCGGCGGTGATCCGCACTACGGTGGCATGGGCATGCCCAAGGCCATTTCCGCGCAGGTCGAAGAGATGGTCAACGCGGCCAGCCTGTCGTTCGGCCTGTACCCGATGTTGACCGCCGGCGCGTGCCTGTCGATCAAGGCCCACGCCAGTGAAGAACTGAAAGCGACGTACCTGCCGAACATGTACGCCGGCACCTGGACCGGTTCGATGTGCCTGACCGAGGCCCATGCCGGCACCGATCTGGGCTTGATCCGCACCAAGGCCGAACCTCAGGCCGACGGCAGCTATGCGATCAGCGGCAGCAAGATTTTCATCACCGGTGGCGACCACGACCTGACGGAAAACATCATCCATCTGGTCCTGGCCCGCCTGCCGGATGCACCGGCGGGGCCTAAAGGCATTTCCCTGTTCCTGGTGCCGAAAGTATTGGTCAATGCCGACGGTTCACTGGGCGAAAAAAACGCCCTGTCCTGCGGCTCCATCGAGCACAAGATGGGCATCAAGGCCTCCGCTACCTGCGTCATGAACTTTGACGGCGCGAAAGGCTGGATCGTCGACGCGCCGAACAAAGGCCTGGCTGCGATGTTCACCATGATGAATTACGAACGCCTGGGTGTGGGTATCCAGGGCCTGGCACAGGGTGAGCGCTCGTATCAGAACGCCGTCGCCTATGCCCGTGACCGCCTGCAAAGTCGTGCGCCGACCGGCGCGCAATGCAAAGACAAATCCGCCGACCCGATCATCGTCCACCCGGACGTGCGCCGCATGCTGCTGACCATGAAAGCCTTGAACGAAGGCGGTCGTGCATTCTCGACGTACGTGGCCATGCAACTGGACACCGCCAAGTACAGCGAAGACGAAACGACCCGCAAGCGTGCTGAAGAATTGGTGGCGTTGCTGACGCCGGTGGCCAAGGCGTTTCTCACCGACATGGGCCTGGAGACCACGATTCACGGTCAGCAAGTCTTCGGCGGCCACGGCTACATTCGCGAGTGGGGCCAGGAGCAACTGGTGCGCGACGTGCGCATCACGCAAATCTACGAAGGCACCAACGGCATCCAGTCGCTGGACCTGGCCGGGCGCAAGATCGTCGCCAGCGGCGGGGCGCTCTATCGTCTGTTCGCTTCTGAAATTCGCGACTTCACCGCCAACGCCAGTGCTGACCTTGGCGAGTTCACCAAACCGTTGAACGCCGCGCTGGACACCCTCGACGAATTGACCGAGTGGTTGCTGGACCGGGCGAAAAACAACCCGAACGAAATCGGTGCAGCCTCGGTCGAGTACCTGCATGTGTTCGGCTACACCGCCTACGCCTACATGTGGGCGCTGATGGCCAAGGCCGCCCTGAGCGCGCCTTCCGAGGACGACTTCTACGCGAGCAAGCTCGGCACCGCGCGTTTCTACTTCGCCCGGTTGTTGCCGCGCATCCATTCGTTGAGCGCGTCGGCCCAGGCCGGCAGCGAATGCCTCTACGAACTGGATGCAGAGCAGTTCTGA
- a CDS encoding fatty acid--CoA ligase, with translation MMATKIIPPADGAYAYPLLIKQLLLSGVRYEPGREIVYADKLRYSYQTLNKRIRRLANALTAAGVKAGDTVALLDWDSHRYLECFFAVPMIGAVLHTVNIRLSPDQVLFTMNHAEDDVVLVHDDFLPLLEPIQDKLTTVKRYVQLTDDSATDTSLPVLGEYEHLLSQASDQYDFPDFDENSVATLFYTTGTTGDPKGVYFTHRQLVLHTLNAVATLGVYQGQPLLRSDDVYMPITPMFHVHAWGVPYVATLMGIKQVYPGRYEPNSLVKLFREEKVTFSHCVPTILQMILNCEAAKQTRFDGWKMLLGGSALTLGIASEASAKGIAVHCGYGMSETCPLLCLTYLREDDLAQSTEEQLAIRIKTGTPVPMVDLKIIDASGNDVVHDGESLGEIVVRAPWLTQGYLHEPEKGAELWQGGWLHTGDMASIDPLGGVEIKDRIKDVIKTGGEWISSLELESLISEHEAVMSVAVVGIVDEQWGERPMALVVCEPGQYLDRKILEAHLQGFVESGRINKWAIPKQFKFVAEIPKTSVGKINKKLIREHALAEG, from the coding sequence ATGATGGCGACAAAAATAATCCCGCCCGCCGACGGCGCCTATGCCTATCCCTTGCTGATCAAACAGCTCTTGCTGTCCGGTGTGCGCTACGAGCCGGGCCGGGAAATCGTGTATGCCGACAAACTGCGCTACAGCTACCAGACGCTCAACAAGCGTATCCGCCGGCTGGCCAATGCCCTGACGGCGGCCGGCGTCAAGGCTGGCGACACCGTGGCATTGCTCGACTGGGACAGCCATCGCTACCTGGAGTGCTTCTTCGCCGTGCCGATGATCGGCGCGGTGCTGCACACGGTGAACATCCGTCTTTCGCCGGACCAGGTGCTCTTCACCATGAACCACGCCGAAGATGATGTGGTGCTGGTGCATGATGATTTCCTGCCGTTGCTGGAGCCGATCCAGGACAAACTCACCACCGTCAAACGCTACGTGCAATTGACGGACGATTCGGCGACCGATACCTCATTACCGGTGTTGGGCGAGTATGAGCACCTGCTGTCCCAGGCCTCAGACCAGTACGACTTCCCCGATTTTGACGAGAACTCGGTGGCGACGCTGTTCTACACCACCGGCACCACCGGCGACCCGAAAGGGGTGTATTTCACCCACCGCCAATTGGTCCTGCACACGTTGAATGCCGTCGCCACGCTGGGCGTTTATCAAGGCCAGCCGCTGCTGCGTTCCGATGACGTGTACATGCCCATCACACCGATGTTTCACGTGCATGCGTGGGGTGTGCCGTATGTCGCGACACTGATGGGCATCAAGCAGGTCTATCCCGGCCGCTACGAACCCAACAGCCTGGTCAAACTCTTCCGCGAAGAAAAGGTCACGTTCTCCCACTGCGTACCGACCATTTTGCAAATGATCCTGAACTGCGAGGCGGCCAAACAGACCCGTTTCGACGGTTGGAAAATGCTCCTGGGCGGCAGCGCGTTGACCCTGGGGATTGCCAGCGAGGCGAGCGCCAAAGGGATTGCGGTGCACTGCGGTTACGGCATGTCGGAAACCTGCCCACTGCTGTGCCTGACTTACCTGCGTGAAGACGACCTTGCGCAATCCACCGAGGAGCAACTGGCCATCCGCATCAAGACCGGGACACCGGTGCCGATGGTCGACCTGAAAATCATCGATGCCAGTGGCAACGACGTTGTCCATGACGGCGAGTCCCTTGGGGAAATCGTGGTCCGCGCGCCCTGGCTGACCCAAGGCTATTTGCATGAGCCCGAAAAGGGCGCCGAGCTGTGGCAGGGCGGTTGGCTGCACACCGGCGACATGGCTTCCATCGACCCGTTGGGCGGGGTGGAAATCAAAGACCGAATCAAGGATGTGATCAAGACCGGGGGCGAGTGGATCAGCTCCCTGGAGCTGGAGAGCCTGATCAGCGAGCACGAGGCGGTGATGTCCGTCGCGGTCGTCGGCATTGTCGATGAACAGTGGGGCGAACGGCCCATGGCGCTGGTGGTGTGCGAACCGGGGCAGTATCTGGATCGTAAAATCCTTGAAGCGCATCTTCAAGGCTTTGTCGAGAGTGGCCGCATCAACAAATGGGCGATCCCCAAGCAGTTCAAGTTCGTGGCTGAAATCCCCAAGACCAGTGTGGGGAAAATCAACAAGAAGCTCATTCGCGAACACGCATTGGCTGAAGGTTGA